In Triticum urartu cultivar G1812 chromosome 6, Tu2.1, whole genome shotgun sequence, the following proteins share a genomic window:
- the LOC125515826 gene encoding histidine-containing phosphotransfer protein 1-like — protein MAAPMLNQLNTLVANMFAAGLLDDQFQELQMLQEGSAPDFIVKVVTLFCEDGERIIGEIAKLLDKPCVDYDKVSGFVLELKGSSACIGAQRVKNSCIQFHQCCQEKSRDGCLNSLDSVRNDFYDVCSMFMPHASAEPAGPGLNP, from the exons ATGGCGGCCCCGATGTTGAACCAGCTCAACACCCTCGTGGCCAACATGTTCGCCGCG GGTTTGCTGGACGATCAGTTCCAGGAGCTGCAGATGCTACAGGAAGGGAGCGCCCCAGACTTCATCGTCAAGGTTGTCACACTCTTCTGCGAGGACGGCGAGCGTATCATCGGCGAGATCGCCAAGCTGCT AGACAAGCCATGTGTGGACTATGACAAGGTGAGCGGTTTTGTGCTTGAGCTCAAGGGAAGCAGTGCATG TATTGGTGCTCAGAGAGTGAAGAACAGCTGCATTCAGTTCCATCAGTGTTGTCAGGAGAAGAGCAGAGATGG GTGCCTGAACTCACTGGATTCTGTGAGGAACGATTTCTATGATGTGTGCAGCATGTTCATGCCACATGCTTCAG CTGAGCCAGCAGGTCCAGGCCTTAATCCTTAA
- the LOC125513043 gene encoding agamous-like MADS-box protein AGL80 encodes MARKKVALRYIRNDSARQNTLKKRSKNLMKKAGEVATLCNAKACVLVYGEGGTVPEVFPSHAEAVAILNRFKSMPEVARLKKTMDQESVLTQRVAKLQYQVQKTRCERQDRETKFLLHEAMVSGRLPGNIEELTTMGWKLELMLKSLGERIAKMSGQPPIYQAQAPYITDNMDMGPPVMYRVPPQQQEAWLETVRSEGDLGTQIYNGHSTGGHDGTNFGFFPSHMNM; translated from the coding sequence ATGGCTCGCAAGAAGGTGGCTCTCCGGTACATCCGTAATGACTCGGCGCGGCAGAACACCTTGAAGAAGCGCAGCAAGAACCTGATGAAGAAGGCCGGTGAGGTGGCCACCTTGTGCAACGCCAAGGCCTGCGTGCTGGTGTATGGCGAGGGCGGAACGGTGCCGGAGGTGTTCCCATCCCATGCTGAGGCGGTGGCTATCCTGAATAGGTTTAAGAGCATGCCGGAGGTGGCGCGGCTAAAGAAGACGATGGACCAGGAGAGTGTCCTTACTCAGCGCGTCGCAAAGCTCCAATACCAGGTCCAGAAGACTAGGTGCGAGCGCCAAGACCGTGAGACCAAGTTTCTCCTGCATGAGGCCATGGTCAGCGGCCGCCTCCCTGGAAACATCGAGGAGCTCACAACCATGGGTTGGAAGTTGGAGTTAATGCTCAAGAGCCTAGGCGAACGCATCGCAAAAATGAGCGGGCAACCGCCAATCTACCAAGCGCAGGCACCATACATCACCGACAACATGGACATGGGGCCTCCAGTCATGTATCGGGTGCCGCCCCAGCAGCAGGAGGCTTGGCTTGAGACAGTGAGGTCCGAAGGGGACCTTGGCACCCAGATCTACAATGGCCATAGTACTGGTGGCCATGATGGCACCAACTTCGGCTTCTTTCCTAGTCATATGAATATGTAA